From the Synechococcus sp. KORDI-49 genome, the window CCACCCCATCGGGGCCTGCGAACAGGTATGCCGGCGCCAACCGCTGCTGAGCCAGGGCTGACGCGAGCAGGTTGACGGCCAAGGGCTGTCCGATCAGATCCTGGAACAACCCGTTCACCCGAACCGGTCCTGCAACAGCTGTTCCAGGGAACGGCTGACCTGCTCCACCGTTCCGTCGGCTGCCACCGCACTCCAGCCGCGCTGCCGGGCCACCGCAGCGAATCCATCGGCGACTCTGCCCAGAAACGCCTGGCCTTCCGCTTCGATCCGGTCCTGCCTGGATCCCTCCCGTCGTTGGATGCTCTGCGCCAGAGGAAGCGATAACCAGAGCGTGAGATCCGGCTGCAGGCCGGTGGTGGCGATCGCCTCTAGTTGCTCGATCAACCGGCGATCCAGGCCGCGGCCGTAACCCTGATAGGCCATGGTCGAGCCGCTGAAGCGATCGCTGAGCACCCAGTCCCCCCGCTCGAGGGCAGGTCGGATCAGAGTCTCGACATGCTGGGCACGATCGGCCGCATAAAGCAGCAGTTCCGCTGTCGGAGCCGGAGCCCGCTCCCTGGAGGTCTGCAGCAGCAGCTCCCGCACCGCCCGGCCCAGCTCGGTTCCACCCGGCTCGCGGGTGCCGATCAGTCGGGCGCCGGGTGGCATCAGCCCGCTGGCCGGCAACCACTGCGACAGATGTTGCATCTGCGTTGATTTCCCGCAGCCATCCAGGCCGTCGAGGACGATGAAACGCCCCCGCATCACGGACGCAGCGCCAGAGCGTTGACCACAACCGTGACGGAACTCAGGGCCATCAGCAACGCCGCCAGCGGAGGGGAGAGCAGCAGGCCGTGACTGGGAAGCAGAGCCCCGGCCGCGATCGGCAGAGCGATCAGGTTGTATCCGAAGGCCCAGGTCAGGTTCTGACGCACCTTCGCCAGGGTGCGTCGTGCCAGACGCAGTGCTTCCGGCAGATTGTCGAGCCGATCTCCGAGCAGCACCAGATCGGCCGTGTCCTGAGCGATCTGGGTGCCGGTGCCGATCGCGATGCCGAGATCCGCAGCCGCCAGGGCCGGCGCGTCATTGATGCCATCTCCCACCATCGCCACCTGCCGCTGACGCCCCAGCTGCTCCAGTCGCGCCAGCTTCTGCTCCGGACGCATCTGCCAACCCAGCTCACTCTCCGCAAAACCGAGTTGCTGGCCCAGACGCCGGACGGCGACTTCCCGATCCCCGCTGAACATCGCCAACTGAAGGCCCTGCTTCCTGAGCTGCTGCAGCGCAGTGAGCACATCGGAACGCAGCTGATCCTCGATCTGCACCAGGCCGAGCAGTCGGTCGGCCTCGGCCACGGCCACGAGGGTTCCCTCGGTCTTGGCCTGCCAGGTCGTGAACGCCTCACCCCAGGAGAGTCCCGTTCCCTGCAGCCATTCGGGTTTGCCGACCCGCACCTCCGTACCGCAGGCTTCAAGCCGGCCGATCAGGCCTTCGCCGGTGACATTGCGCACCTGCGACACGGGCAGGAGGGGGATCTCCCGGCGCTGAGCCTCCTGCAGAAGCGCATGGGCCAACGGATGACGACTGGTCTGCTCGAGACTCGCGGCCAGCTGAAGCAGCCGCTCGGGATCGTCCGCCCGGATGGCCGTCACCAGGGGGCGTCCAAGGGTGAGGGTGCCGGTTTTGTCGAACACCACCTGGTCCAGGCCAGCTGCCGTCTCGAGCACATCGCCGCCTCGGAACAGCCAACCCCGCCGGGCCGCCAGACCCGTGGCCACCGTGATCACAGTCGGTGTCGCCAGTCCGAGAGCACAGGGGCAGGCCACCACCAACACGGCGATCGCCAGTTGCAGCGCCAGACCGATCGGAGTCTCGGCACCGCTGCCGAGACCGGCATGGTGCATGGGATGCGCCATCATCCCCGGCGCGGAAGCCTCCAGCACCTGTGGCCAGAGGTCGGCACCGATCAGCCACCAGAACAGGAAGGCGGACAGGGCGAGACCGATGACGAAGTAACAAAAACGACCGGCGACCCTGTCCGCCAGACCCTGGATGGGGGCACGTCGTGCCTGGGCCTGCTCCACCAGCTGGATGATCCGGGCAAGAGCCGTCTCCGAACCCACCCGCTGCACCTCCATGGCCAGAGGTGCCTCGAGATTCAGGCTGCCGGAGGCGAGCTCCGTGCCCGGTTCCGCCTCCAGCGGCAGCGGTTCGCCGGTGAGGCTGGACACGTCCACTGCCGAGTGGCCCTGCATCACAACGCCATCGACAGGCACCCGGTCCCCCGGCAGCAACTGCACCCGTTCACCGGGGCGCAAGGCCCCGACACGCACCTCGCGGATGGCGCCATCGTCCAGCAGCAGCCGTGCCGTTTCAGGCTGAAGTTGCGCCAGTTGCTTCAACGCCTGACCGGTGCGGTAGCGGGCACGCTCCTCAAGGAAGCGACCCAGCAGCACGAAGCCCAGCAGCATCACAGGCTCATTGAAGAAGCAGGGCCAGCCCACCTGCGGCCAGAACAGAGCCACGATGCTGGCCAGATAGGCACTGCCGACCCCCAGACCCACAAGGGTGTCCATGCTTGGGGCTCCGGAACGGGCCGCCAGCACGCCACCGACCAGGATGGGGCGACCCGGCCCGATCAGGGAAACCGTCGCCAGGGCGGCATGGAACGGCAGGCTGCCGATCACCGGCAGCGAGAGTCGGCCGGCCTCACTCAGGTGGCCAAGCACCGAGAGAAGCAGCAGCAGCAGAGCCACCATCAGCTGCCGCCACTGACGCCACCAGCTCTGACCTGCAGAGTCGTCAGAACCAGGCGTTTCAAGAGGCTGGTTGAGAGAGCGTTCCCTCGCCGGGAAACCCCGATCGGCCAGAGCCTGAAGCACCGCCTCGACACTGCCCTCAGACTCCGCCAGGTCAAGCCAGGCGGCGCGGCTCACAAGGTTCACATCCGCCCGCTGCACTCCAGGCTGATCCAGAAGCGTGCGCTCCACCGAACGCACGCATCCACCGCATTTCATCCCCTCCACGTCGAGAACGACGGTCTGATGTGCTGTACCCACAGTCAGTCGATCGTTACGTCAACGCTAAGTCCGTCACGGGCGAGGTCAGGATGGACGCCATCCGCTGGTGCACCGTGCCCCGCAGCAACCGCAACGACAACTTCATCGACAAGAGCTTCACGGTGATGGCGGACCTGATCGTCAAGCTGCTGCCGATCAACCCCAGGTCCAAGGAGGCTTACGTCTACTACCGGGACGGACTGTCGGCTCAGAACGATGGTGATTACGCCGAGGCTCTCGAGAACTACGAGGAGAGCCTGAAGCTGGAGGAGAACCCCACCGACCGGGGAGAGACCCTCAAGAACATGGCGATCATCTACATGTCCAACGGTGAGGAGGAACGGGCGATCGACACGTACCGCCAGGCCCTCAGTGAGAACCCGAAGCAGCCGTCCTGCCTGAAGAACATGGGCCTGATCTACGAGAAGCGCGGCCGCATCGCCGAGGAGGACGGCCGCAGAGACGAGGCCGACCGCTGGTTTGATGAAGCGGCTGATGTCTGGACCCAGGCGGTGCGCCTGAATCCCGGTGGCTACCTGGACATCGAGAACTGGCTGAAATCCACCGGCCGCAGCAATGTGGATGTCTATTTCTGAGGCGGCGCCTCATCCGATTGCACGGCGTCACCCAGAGCCAGCACCAGCGCTTCGGTGACGCCCTCGGCCTCGAGCAGAGCCAGATCAAGACCCGCCGCGAGGCCGCCAAGGCCGCTGCCCTTCGGCACCACCGCGCGCCGGAAACCGAGACGAGCCGCCTCCTGGAGGCGCAGCTCCAGCTGACCGACAGGCCTGAGCTGGCCCCCGAGGCCGAGTTCCCCGATCAGCACCGTGCCGGCCGGCAGGGTCAGATCCCGGAAACTGGCCACAACGGCCGCGGCCACACCGAGATCCGCCGCCGGCTCCTCCACATCCAAGCCGCCCGCCACGGCCAGATAGCAGTCGAAGCGCGACAGCGGCAGGCCCATGTGCTTCTCAAGCACAGCCAGGATCTGGTGGAGGCGGTTGGTTCCGATGCCTGTGGCGGTGCGACGCGGACTGGCATAGCTGGTGACGTTCACCAGGGCCTGCAGATCGACCACCAGAGAGCGGGTGCCTTCGCAGGCCACGATCGTCGCCACGCCTGACGCGCGGGCATCACTCAGAAACAACTCGCTGGGGTTGCCCACCTCCGCCAGTCCCTGAGCCTGCATCTCGAACAGTCCCAGTTCATGGGTGGCCCCGAAGCGGTTCTTCACCGCACGCAGCAGCCGATGACTGGCGAAGCGATCCCCCTCGAAGGTGAGCACGGCATCCACCAGATGCTCCAGCACCTTCGGGCCCGCCAGCATCCCCTCCTTGGTCACATGACCCACCAGCAGAAGCGCCGTGGTCTGGCGTTTGGCAAGCCGCTGCAGTGCCGCGGCGCACTCACGCACCTGACCCACCGAGCCCGGAGCACTGCTGAGATCGGCGTCATGCAGAGCCTGGATGCTGTCGATGATCGCCACCTTCGGCTGCAGTGCCTCCAGCTCCTGAAGAACCAGATCCAGATCGGTCTCCGCCAGCAGCTGCAGATCGGAGGCACCACCGGCCAGTCGCTGCCAGCGCAGCTTCACCTGCTGAGCTGACTCCTCGGCACTCACGTAGAGAACGGAGCTGTGGGCGGCCATCGCCGACGCGCTCTGAAGCAGCAGGGTGCTCTTGCCGATGCCGGGATCTCCACCCACGAGCACGAGAGAGCCGGGCACAAGGCCGCCTCCGAGCACCCGGTCGAATTCGAGAGATCCCGTGGCGAGCCGTTGCAGAGGCTGGTCGTCGAGACTGGCCATGGCGGTTGAGCGCCGCGCTGCCGGTGCCTGCTTCGGATCGGGACCCTGACGGCGGCGGCGGCCATCGCCGCTGGGCTGGTTCTGCTCCACCAGGGTGTTCCAGCTGCCGCACTCCGGGCAGCGCCCGAAGAACTGACGCGCCTTGGCGCCACAGGCCTGACAGACGTAGATCGAGCTGGAT encodes:
- a CDS encoding photosystem I assembly protein Ycf3, whose product is MDAIRWCTVPRSNRNDNFIDKSFTVMADLIVKLLPINPRSKEAYVYYRDGLSAQNDGDYAEALENYEESLKLEENPTDRGETLKNMAIIYMSNGEEERAIDTYRQALSENPKQPSCLKNMGLIYEKRGRIAEEDGRRDEADRWFDEAADVWTQAVRLNPGGYLDIENWLKSTGRSNVDVYF
- the tmk gene encoding dTMP kinase, producing the protein MRGRFIVLDGLDGCGKSTQMQHLSQWLPASGLMPPGARLIGTREPGGTELGRAVRELLLQTSRERAPAPTAELLLYAADRAQHVETLIRPALERGDWVLSDRFSGSTMAYQGYGRGLDRRLIEQLEAIATTGLQPDLTLWLSLPLAQSIQRREGSRQDRIEAEGQAFLGRVADGFAAVARQRGWSAVAADGTVEQVSRSLEQLLQDRFG
- a CDS encoding heavy metal translocating P-type ATPase; this translates as MKCGGCVRSVERTLLDQPGVQRADVNLVSRAAWLDLAESEGSVEAVLQALADRGFPARERSLNQPLETPGSDDSAGQSWWRQWRQLMVALLLLLLSVLGHLSEAGRLSLPVIGSLPFHAALATVSLIGPGRPILVGGVLAARSGAPSMDTLVGLGVGSAYLASIVALFWPQVGWPCFFNEPVMLLGFVLLGRFLEERARYRTGQALKQLAQLQPETARLLLDDGAIREVRVGALRPGERVQLLPGDRVPVDGVVMQGHSAVDVSSLTGEPLPLEAEPGTELASGSLNLEAPLAMEVQRVGSETALARIIQLVEQAQARRAPIQGLADRVAGRFCYFVIGLALSAFLFWWLIGADLWPQVLEASAPGMMAHPMHHAGLGSGAETPIGLALQLAIAVLVVACPCALGLATPTVITVATGLAARRGWLFRGGDVLETAAGLDQVVFDKTGTLTLGRPLVTAIRADDPERLLQLAASLEQTSRHPLAHALLQEAQRREIPLLPVSQVRNVTGEGLIGRLEACGTEVRVGKPEWLQGTGLSWGEAFTTWQAKTEGTLVAVAEADRLLGLVQIEDQLRSDVLTALQQLRKQGLQLAMFSGDREVAVRRLGQQLGFAESELGWQMRPEQKLARLEQLGRQRQVAMVGDGINDAPALAAADLGIAIGTGTQIAQDTADLVLLGDRLDNLPEALRLARRTLAKVRQNLTWAFGYNLIALPIAAGALLPSHGLLLSPPLAALLMALSSVTVVVNALALRP
- the radA gene encoding DNA repair protein RadA, with translation MPRSSSIYVCQACGAKARQFFGRCPECGSWNTLVEQNQPSGDGRRRRQGPDPKQAPAARRSTAMASLDDQPLQRLATGSLEFDRVLGGGLVPGSLVLVGGDPGIGKSTLLLQSASAMAAHSSVLYVSAEESAQQVKLRWQRLAGGASDLQLLAETDLDLVLQELEALQPKVAIIDSIQALHDADLSSAPGSVGQVRECAAALQRLAKRQTTALLLVGHVTKEGMLAGPKVLEHLVDAVLTFEGDRFASHRLLRAVKNRFGATHELGLFEMQAQGLAEVGNPSELFLSDARASGVATIVACEGTRSLVVDLQALVNVTSYASPRRTATGIGTNRLHQILAVLEKHMGLPLSRFDCYLAVAGGLDVEEPAADLGVAAAVVASFRDLTLPAGTVLIGELGLGGQLRPVGQLELRLQEAARLGFRRAVVPKGSGLGGLAAGLDLALLEAEGVTEALVLALGDAVQSDEAPPQK